DNA sequence from the Centropristis striata isolate RG_2023a ecotype Rhode Island chromosome 17, C.striata_1.0, whole genome shotgun sequence genome:
tcattttgtgtcttttggtgtctttttttggtcattttgtgtctttttggtcattttgtgtctttttttggtcattttgtgtctttttttggtcatattgtgtctttttttggtcatttttgccttttttggtcattttctgtctttttttagttattttgtgtcttttttggtcattttgtttatttttttggtgatctgaactgtgacaTTGTGTTGCGGACAACATGCCTGTTAAATTgcgggtcgcgactcaaaaaggttgagaactactgctttagggagtaaacatgtttttgtttttccaggtTTGTGCTGAATCATCGTGATCGACCAACCAGCCGCCTCCAGTTTATCTGAAGATACTGATGAGATTATTGATCcgccaatcaatcaatcaatcaatgaccCTGGACTCCTGGTCTCTTTCTGCTGCAGTGCTGATTCTGGATTACTGATTTTATCGGAATATTTCTGAGCTTTTTGTCGCAGATTTTTGTAAACTTTCTTCTTCCTGGTCAAAGAACTCTTGAAGCATGGCAGCGTCAGAACTGATCCAGGACAGCGACGATGTCCGTCCTCATGTGGAAGCTAACGTGACCACGACGAATCCCCCAACGCCGCCAAGGGTCGCCAATGGGAACCCAACCCGCCACGCCTCCCCGCCGCCGCCACCCTCCACGGACGCCCACGACGGCAAGACCCCTCAGGAGGGGCGTAAGCTGAGCAGCCTGCTGAAGCAGAACCACCTGATCCAGTCTCTGAGCAGCGGGCTGAGGCGCCACTGCGACTACGTCAAGATCACGGTGCCGGAGGAGCGCGCCAACCGCCTCCCCAAGGAGTGGTGGAAGACGGGCGTGGCCTTCCTCTACGCCGTCTTCGTGCTGGTCTTCACCACCGTCATCATCACCGTGGTCCACGAGCGCGTGCCGGACAAGTCGGTGAGCCCGCCGCTGCCCGACAAGTTCTTCGACTACGTGGACCGCGTGCCCTGGGCCTTCACCGTCACCGAGGTCAACGGGCTGATCCTGGTCGGGCTCTGGTTCGTCCAGTGGATCTTCCTCAAACACAAGTAGGACTGGTGGCATTAACTggatacactcaaaaaaatgttttgttgaatgaacatcattttattatgaCAAGTGGCTGCATGAAATAATTTTATCTGAATCTAGATATCTTTATTGTGTTGACTGGACTTAgacattttaacccattgaaatGTTTATTCTTCATGAAAGCACAGTGATACTAAACATACAGTGAGGTTAATTTAgctttgtattcattttattttattttattgtaatgtgTTAAAGTCTCAGCATACTGATACCAAACACCCAGTACTTATTTAtcaatttttgtatttatttttatttattataaattttTCTTAGTTTTCATTTCTAGAATGGAGAATAGAATTCTTGACATTGCTTTATcgtaatgttaaatattttttaaagttgtttgttGTAGAAAGCAGCTTCTGAGGACCTTTTCTTGCTCGTATTGGTGCAAAAATTAACTATATCGGTAAAATTTTCCCCTCTATAATcactgaagcctggaaagcggatacgtcattttgtagtatttgtataagctctcaaatactttttgaatttcatttctatctgctacagaggctgaaaaatctattatttagtagaagcgttgacacttatgttgaatttacagaaaaacttcaggttttaggggctgattttaaaatcgcccagaggttttacaggcgttttaggcctcaatgagttaagtaaatttaaaaaaatgatattatgTAATTCTTTCTCATAGGGtcgtcacgatactaaaattctcacctcgataccgatactcaggaaaatattcgatactcgataccatttttgataccagaaaaaaataaacaaagaccccaaaatttaacagaaatatttttattaacaagaaaagtattagctatatttgttgttatcataatatttgtccaaacaaatgtacaattagttgtaacaggcattaaaatgaacaagaaactgaagaaaacaagggtggactaatcattttttctcactttaCAGTAGTTTGACAAACCAGCAGCGTGGAGGGAAACCagagaaatgtttctttttgtgttttatatttaatgaGATGCTTCTCTGTCCCTGCAGAGCGATCATCGGTCGCCGCTGTTTCTTCCTGATCGGGACGCTCTACATGTACCGCGCCGTCACCATGTACATCACCACGCTGCCCGTGCCCGGGAAACACATGGTCTGCGCTCCCAAGGTACGCTCGCCACGCATCATCTCTCACGCCTCTGCTTCTGCTTATTAATAATAGAGAAGTTATGTCTTTATTATTTGGAAATGTGACAAATAAGTTGTGAGCCGCGCTCAAATTGCACGACTTAAAACTTTCAAATTGTCAATCTATTCTGTTATTATACTACTACTTTGTTATTatgaattattcattttaaatgtattatctgTAGTATTTATTTGACCaatttattaattgttaatttctaagtgtgttattattattatttattttatcatgtattttttaactgtatttttatgtatttattttttaactgtattattattattattattatttttattatatttatgttggtttgttatttataccacaaatgtaactttacactTTCAGATTACGTGCAATACATACGCCAAAATTCTCACATATAATATTgtttatacaatataaacacaataaactcTCATTTACTGCAGGTTTACATGTCTTCATgactaaatgtttgtttcttcGTCTCCGTGCAGCTTTACAACGACTCGACTGGGAAAATCTGGAGGATTTTGAGGCTGATCTCAGGAGGAGGTAACATACAAACTTATAGCACTAAAACAGAaagatttaatctttttttacagcttATTGCTCATCCTGAGAACTTTAAACCTGTTTTGTAGAACTTTACTGTTCCTGTAGTTGCTGCTCCCGGCCTGCAGGGGGCACTGTGGTCAAAGTGGTTTTCCAGCTTTAATTAAttcagtttatttgtttgtttgtttgtttgtttgttcaggtCTGTCTCTGACCGGCTCTCACCTGATGTGTGGAGACTTCCTGTACAGCGGTCACACCGTCATGCTGACGCTGTCCTACCTCTTCATCAAAGAGTGTGAGGACACACACCTCTCTGTTAGATTATTGCTGGAATTAAAGGAGTTTATTTTTATGCCAAAAATCtaaatcgtgtgtgtgtgtgtgtgtgtgtgtgtgtgtgtgtgtgtgtgtgtgtgtgtgtgtgtgtgtgtgtgtgtgtgtgtgtgtgtgtgcagactccCCCCGCTGGATGCGCTGGTACGTGTGGATCTGTTGGCTGCTCAGCGCCTCTGGAGTCGTCTGCATCCTCGTCGCTCACGAGCATTACAGCATCGACGTGGTGGTGGGGTACTTCGCCACCACCAGGACCTTCTGGTGGTACCACACCATGGCCAACACACAtgtaaggacacacacacacacacacatgccacaaaagttgggacatgaataaaaacagactgcaAATTTAGAAGAATAACACAAAAGagtgtttatttttacaaaaaaactaaaattaaataaaaataatttaaatttaacaattttgtgttaattttgtgttcaagtgtattattattgttattatttaattaattttacttatatattttattattaattattaatttttaatgtattattattagtatttattttactaatttatttatttaattatgtattatcaatttttaagtgttatttatttttgtattattttttcatttatttttcttatttatttatttcattatgtatttttttactgtatcactattatttattttgtattatttatttattttactcatttatttattttattatgtattatttttaagtgtattattattattatgtatttttattgtagtattattattattatttatttttgtattatcttgtatttatttattttatttattttgttaggtttattattatcattatcattattattattattattattattattattattattattattattatattatatttttatgttggtTTCTTGTTTTAACCATACATATAAATGTGACTGTTTAAATGCtaaaactgcattaaaaaaaaagaaaagtaaaaaagtccCATTTGAGGAGCTGGAACATGaacattttgcatctttgttgAGAAACTATGAACAATTCTCACAATAATTGCAGAtcaattagtctgttttttgaCTCATGCATTCATCATAATTGTGTACGTTCTCTATGTCCAGACGCTGCGCCAGGCTCCCAACAACTACCTGTCGAGGACGTGGTGGAACCCCGTCTTTAACTTCCTGGAGAAGAACGTGCAGACGACGGTTCCCATCGTGTTCTCGTGGCCCGTGGCGCTGCCCTCCTCCTGCAGGCAGCGCTACAGGATGGTGGAGGGCGGCAGGGACGAGTGACCCGGGACTCCTGCAGCAGGACCGAGAACCTTATTTATGAGGACCAGCATCTCCAGCTGAGAGCAGGAAGAGACGTTTACATGATCAGCTGGTGATTGTTTATCACTTAAACCCCCCCAAAACGGTTAAAAAGCAGTTAATCCTGCTGaatcagcagagagagagacaatttTTCAGCGTTTGTGCCAAAAATTGAGGACAAAAGTTTGCAGCTTGTGGCCGTGTTTCAGtgaaaacattgtttacttGATTTGAGTTCAGATTAGCAATTATTACAAACATCTCAAGctagtttaaagtttaaagagtGCCAGTAAATGCAAACTACCATCCTGCAAACCGTGCGggatctgctgcagctgcaggactGGACTTCAGATGTAgattttgagggttttttttggttttgcagCTCAAACAGCAACAGATCGACCAGCTGCAGAGGTGAAAAGCAGCAATACCGGGCCTTGTGCATGAAgggtttcttatttttctcttatttataCACAGCAATAAGAGGAATATAAGAAAATCCTACGTGGGAGTCATGAAACATGTCATGCCAtgtcttttttgacaattttacttttataattAACATATAAGAAATAAACACAGCTATATTAACATAGATGATGATGCATCATagcacaaaaatgtagttaaaatgagtacagatattattataatcactcaataaatggtttaaaaagtgcaaaaacatCCAAACAGAAACTCTGTTCTCACCGAAAATTTAGATTTATCCGGTTCTTTAATTGAATATGCCTGCCAGAAAATGTGTAATTAGCCCCGATCACTGAAATTAAAAAGttagatttattttgaaaggcaatAATGCAAATTTATGTAGAGTCGTGGCCAGCCGGAGTGTGAGCTTGCAGGCATATAGAGGCCGGATTTAATCATCTTTAATTAGTGTCTCAATAATTACATTATCTTCTGCTGTTTTGAGCTTTTACATCATCATTATTACCTTTTAACAGCACAAAAAGTGAGTCAGCGTTTGTGGGAATTGGCAAATTTTCATTCAAATTAAGAAGTACAAAAGTCttaatagtcaggcggcttagctaaataaaggggacacgctggacaaaagcaccaaattttttccacatgctctctatcaccataggtttcaatttttggtaggagccacttcatcaagatggccgatccgagatggcacccatataaagtctatgagaaccaatacatcttccaagccactcagaaggtcaatcttggtgtcaaaatctacattttctgggtcaaggaatcatttaaagctattgagaatatcactagatgattattttcactcagactggtaggcaactcacttcaagtgctgcagcagagaatcctgagctgaaaatgtttggaatctaataattatgtaaatacatggccaaaatgaacatatctatttgatcatctagtgatattctcagtagctttaaattattctttgacccagaaaatgtagattttgacactaagattgaccttctaagtggcttagaagatatactggttctcattgattttatatggctgccatctccgatctgcaatttTGATGAattggctcctaccaaaaattgaaacctatagtgatagcgagcatgtggaaaaaatttggtgcttttgtccgacgtgtcccctttcttcccaaatctggtcctaagccgccggactaTAATGCTACATTGTTTGTACAGTTGTAGATCACATTTTTGCGTAAGGGCGATTCATGCACGAGGCTCGGAGCTCGCTGAGGGAAATGTTTATGTTCAAGAGTGAGAACATGATTCCAGTGTTACTGATTATAAACATGGCTGCGTTACTGTTGGATCAGCAGGATTAAATCATCATGGAACACCAGATTATCTTCCAGGAGAGAGCGTCCAGTTTTTAgcaaacatgaagaaaactaaaGGACAATATGACAAAACTCTGGTTTACTGCAGGATTAGCTGTGATGCTCAACATGCTACGATttaaaggtttgtttttttgattcAGGTGCATTAACAGAACCTGGCATTCGGCtccaaaacattttcatgtaacaAAAACAGCCATTTTTGCTaaaagatatagatatatatatgtttttctgGTTCACAAACTACATAAAAACTGCTGATTACATCACCAGTGCAGCTAAACGACTGTTTTGAGAATAATGAAgttaaaccaaaaaaatataggTGTTTAGCAtccattaaatgtaaataaaccgtcttgtgccacaaaaaaatgaggcaaaatgttcaaatattgAGATTTTTTCTGACTGTGTGGTTCATAAACTAATCAGAGATTCAGGAAAGATAAGTTGCTAGCAACTTAGCATTCTCAGCGCTAACTTCAGTTGGTTTTTTCACCAGTTTGAGAGTGAATGGTGAATTGTTTGAAGTTAGCCACATGCTAACTACtaagaaaaagtttaaaatgtttaaatattgagattttttttgacTGTTTGGTTCGTAAACTAATCAGAGATTCAGGGAAGCGAAATTGCTAGCAACTTAGCATTGTCATTGCTAACTTCAGTTGGTTTTCATCCATTTGAGAGTGAATGGGAAATTGTCTGAAGTTAGCCACATGCTAActacttagaaaaaaaaaagtttaaaatgttaaaatgtgagtttttttctgacttttggTTCGTAAACTAATCAGAGATTCAGGAAAGATAAGTTGCTAGCAACTTAGCATTCTCAGCGCTAACTTCAGTTGGTTTTCACCAGTTTGAGACTGAATGGTGAATTGTTTGAAGTTAGCCACATGCTAACTACtaagaaaaagtttaaaatgtttaaatattgagATTTGAGACTGTTTGGTTCGTAAACTAATCAGAGATTCAGGGAAGCGAAATTGCTAGCAACTTAGCATTCTCATTGCTAACTTCAGTTGGTTTTCATCTATTTGAGAGTGAATGGGAAATTGTCTGACGTTAGCCACATGCTAACTACttagaaaaaagtttaaaatgttaaaatttgagtttttttctgacttttggTTCAAAAACTAGTTGGAGATTCAGGAAAGCTAAATTGCTAGCGACTTAGCATTGTCAGGGCTAACTCCAGTTTTCACCACTATGAGAGTGATTGTTTGCAGTTAGCAGCACTCTAAcgactaaaaaaatgtttttgcattcaATGTTACCTTGTGGGGCGATTATTCAGTCTGATGCTGTGATTTGTAAGGTGCTCGTTAGCTTCTGGGAGCTATACTGCTAGCGACGTAACATTCCAATGCTAACTTGAGACTTCACAAgtttatttaacattgtaaaTGTCTTTCTGTAATTACTGTTTAAGTTATATTtacatgtgtaaaatgtgtaaagTATTGAGACGCTGAGCTCACAgcggtctgttttttttttttttttactgtttttttattttattttattttacgcTGGTCTTTATTATGAATGACGCAGTGAAACGTCGGGTGAATGAAGACTGTCG
Encoded proteins:
- the LOC131989084 gene encoding phosphatidylcholine:ceramide cholinephosphotransferase 2-like — its product is MAASELIQDSDDVRPHVEANVTTTNPPTPPRVANGNPTRHASPPPPPSTDAHDGKTPQEGRKLSSLLKQNHLIQSLSSGLRRHCDYVKITVPEERANRLPKEWWKTGVAFLYAVFVLVFTTVIITVVHERVPDKSVSPPLPDKFFDYVDRVPWAFTVTEVNGLILVGLWFVQWIFLKHKAIIGRRCFFLIGTLYMYRAVTMYITTLPVPGKHMVCAPKLYNDSTGKIWRILRLISGGGLSLTGSHLMCGDFLYSGHTVMLTLSYLFIKEYSPRWMRWYVWICWLLSASGVVCILVAHEHYSIDVVVGYFATTRTFWWYHTMANTHTLRQAPNNYLSRTWWNPVFNFLEKNVQTTVPIVFSWPVALPSSCRQRYRMVEGGRDE